In a genomic window of Nostoc sp. UHCC 0870:
- a CDS encoding endonuclease domain-containing protein translates to MRREPTLAEEKLWQNLRSKQLLGLKFRRQHAIDRFIVDFYCREAGLVVEVDGEIHDYTQEEDAIRQEFLESLGLLVVRLRNEDILNAIDGALAKIVAMLQS, encoded by the coding sequence ATGCGGCGTGAACCTACACTTGCAGAAGAAAAACTATGGCAAAATTTGAGATCCAAACAACTTTTAGGGTTAAAGTTTCGCCGTCAACACGCAATTGACCGCTTTATTGTAGATTTTTATTGTAGGGAAGCAGGTTTAGTTGTGGAGGTGGATGGTGAGATTCACGACTATACCCAAGAGGAAGACGCTATCCGCCAGGAATTTTTGGAAAGTTTGGGTTTGCTGGTGGTACGTTTGAGAAATGAGGATATTTTGAATGCAATTGATGGTGCGTTGGCAAAGATTGTAGCTATGTTGCAGAGTTAG
- a CDS encoding DUF7219 family protein, whose translation MSEQSDFLSNLSDFLYPRSCYYGQFKPEYLVFNANLQEFAQRVSYISNLQTNGKMSPQEAYHEIKILWKQLKAAKKQLEVGLMDDVSSS comes from the coding sequence ATGTCAGAACAATCAGATTTTCTCTCTAACCTCTCTGACTTTCTATATCCCCGTAGTTGTTATTATGGTCAATTCAAGCCAGAGTATTTAGTGTTTAACGCCAATCTTCAAGAGTTTGCTCAACGGGTGAGTTATATCAGTAATTTGCAGACTAATGGTAAAATGTCACCCCAAGAGGCTTACCATGAAATTAAAATTCTTTGGAAACAGTTAAAAGCAGCGAAAAAGCAACTCGAAGTTGGCTTGATGGATGATGTTTCTAGTTCGTAA
- a CDS encoding methyl-accepting chemotaxis protein, producing MFHKTDMANSGDSQNNQPFIVNQKNTTSIVKLPNVINPQTSRNSLENLVNYVQRLSLRTKGVILAIALGTLPVFTIGAIAYNLFNKSITQQVTNAQQTQATGLANTVNRYILERYHDIQTLAKLPFLTNSRVRNITTDTEKQALLNQILQINQNYDSIAVFDIEGKVILQSTGEPLDTERYQNYFQTTLQRNTPVISQPETTNIYIAAPVKDTVTDETIAVVRVRMPIKSLEAAMKNYVANGHTYSLLDPSGKVFLSPDKELLGKQIKTAYPDLSPLLAYQKTDSLITDGKLYSYVPSPRLEGLPNLNWQVLLTTNADILWQPQRQLLWTIAIGTVITAGLVGAIAVWLAKRTTQQLYKANAALTKLSHGEFNTRVEVTTADELGLLAANVNQVGEHLQILSKQKTVIAHNFSSEGQEALQIQLLELLSNVEGAARGDLTVRADVTAGEIGTVADFFNSIVENLRDIVTQVKQAASQLNTAIGSNEGAIHQLAEAALTQAEQINRTLDAVDNMTYSMQAVAASAEQAAIVANHAANTATKSGQAMDLTVQNILSLRETVGETSRKVRRLGESSQQISRVVSIINQIATQTNLLAINAGIEAARAGEEGQGFAVVAEEIGELAARSASATQEIEYIVENIQRETSEVVKAMEIGTTQVGEGTQIVEEAKQSLSQILDVSQQIDFLIKSISTATASQVQTSQRVSQLMQDVAAVSQRTSDSSHLVAQSLQQTVEISHQLQETVGTFKVS from the coding sequence ATGTTTCATAAAACTGACATGGCTAATAGTGGAGATTCTCAAAATAATCAACCATTTATTGTCAATCAAAAAAATACAACTAGTATAGTTAAACTGCCAAATGTGATTAATCCTCAAACAAGTCGTAATTCTTTAGAGAATTTAGTTAATTATGTGCAACGATTGAGTTTGAGAACAAAAGGGGTAATTTTAGCGATCGCACTTGGGACTCTACCTGTATTTACTATCGGCGCGATCGCCTATAATCTCTTTAATAAATCCATTACCCAGCAAGTCACCAACGCGCAACAAACCCAAGCCACGGGTTTAGCTAATACAGTTAACCGATATATTTTAGAACGTTATCACGATATTCAAACTCTCGCTAAATTACCATTTCTGACTAATTCTAGGGTGAGGAACATCACCACTGATACAGAAAAGCAAGCACTGCTTAATCAAATTCTCCAGATTAATCAAAACTATGACAGCATAGCTGTATTTGATATTGAAGGTAAGGTAATTCTCCAATCTACAGGTGAACCCTTAGATACGGAAAGATATCAGAATTATTTTCAAACAACTCTACAAAGAAATACTCCGGTTATTAGTCAACCGGAAACAACAAATATTTACATAGCTGCACCAGTTAAAGATACAGTCACCGATGAAACAATTGCTGTAGTTCGCGTGCGGATGCCGATAAAATCTTTAGAAGCAGCGATGAAAAATTACGTCGCTAATGGGCATACATACAGTTTACTTGACCCGTCAGGCAAAGTATTTCTCAGTCCAGATAAGGAATTATTAGGTAAACAAATAAAAACAGCTTATCCTGATTTATCGCCACTTCTAGCTTATCAAAAAACCGATAGTTTAATCACAGATGGAAAACTTTATAGTTACGTACCATCACCACGACTAGAAGGTTTACCTAACCTCAACTGGCAAGTTTTATTAACCACAAATGCAGACATTTTGTGGCAGCCCCAAAGACAATTATTGTGGACAATAGCCATTGGCACAGTGATCACAGCTGGTCTTGTAGGTGCGATCGCAGTTTGGTTAGCCAAGCGTACCACACAGCAACTCTACAAAGCGAATGCCGCCTTAACAAAGCTGAGTCATGGGGAATTCAACACCCGTGTAGAAGTGACCACCGCCGACGAATTAGGACTTTTAGCAGCCAATGTTAACCAAGTAGGAGAACATTTGCAGATTTTATCCAAGCAAAAGACAGTTATAGCCCACAACTTTAGTAGCGAAGGGCAAGAAGCACTACAAATACAACTCTTAGAACTGCTGAGTAATGTAGAAGGTGCAGCTAGAGGTGACTTGACAGTCCGCGCCGACGTGACAGCAGGCGAAATAGGCACTGTTGCCGACTTTTTCAACTCTATTGTCGAAAACCTCCGGGATATTGTCACCCAAGTTAAACAAGCTGCTAGTCAATTAAATACAGCCATTGGTTCTAATGAAGGCGCAATTCACCAACTAGCAGAAGCAGCCCTGACTCAAGCAGAACAAATCAACCGTACTCTTGATGCTGTTGACAACATGACTTATTCCATGCAGGCTGTAGCCGCCAGCGCAGAACAGGCTGCAATTGTGGCTAACCACGCAGCCAACACCGCCACCAAAAGCGGACAAGCAATGGATTTAACAGTACAGAACATCCTATCTTTGCGGGAAACCGTCGGTGAAACATCCCGGAAAGTTAGACGCTTAGGGGAATCTTCGCAACAAATTTCTCGTGTAGTCTCCATCATTAACCAAATCGCCACCCAAACCAACTTACTAGCAATTAATGCCGGTATTGAAGCCGCCCGTGCTGGGGAAGAAGGCCAAGGTTTTGCTGTCGTCGCTGAAGAAATCGGCGAATTAGCCGCCAGAAGTGCCTCAGCCACCCAAGAAATTGAATATATTGTAGAGAACATCCAACGGGAAACCAGCGAAGTAGTCAAAGCAATGGAAATTGGCACTACTCAAGTAGGAGAAGGTACGCAAATTGTCGAAGAAGCCAAGCAAAGCCTGAGCCAAATTTTAGATGTATCGCAGCAAATTGACTTTTTAATTAAGTCAATTTCTACAGCTACTGCATCCCAGGTACAAACATCACAAAGAGTCAGCCAACTAATGCAAGATGTTGCGGCTGTGTCACAACGCACCAGCGATTCTTCTCATTTAGTTGCCCAATCTCTGCAACAAACCGTAGAAATTTCCCACCAGTTACAAGAAACCGTTGGGACTTTTAAAGTGAGTTAG
- a CDS encoding response regulator, whose protein sequence is MSLTLVVTILIVEDSPSELELMSHYLQESGYNVIKASGAKEGIEKALEQKPDVIVTDVVMPGMSGFELCRSLKRNPITAKVPIVICSSKNQAIDRLWAMKQGASEYITKPYTRELLLRAIKSVVI, encoded by the coding sequence GTGAGTTTGACTTTAGTAGTAACAATTTTAATTGTAGAAGATTCGCCCAGTGAATTAGAATTGATGAGCCACTATCTTCAAGAAAGTGGTTACAACGTAATTAAGGCTTCTGGGGCAAAAGAAGGCATAGAAAAAGCTTTAGAACAAAAGCCAGATGTGATTGTGACTGATGTAGTTATGCCGGGAATGAGTGGGTTTGAATTATGTCGTTCTCTAAAAAGAAACCCCATTACGGCAAAAGTACCGATAGTTATTTGCAGTTCTAAAAATCAAGCAATTGATCGTTTATGGGCAATGAAACAAGGTGCTAGTGAGTATATAACTAAGCCATACACCCGTGAACTTTTGTTGCGTGCTATTAAATCAGTGGTGATTTAA
- a CDS encoding response regulator: protein MNTTPISSYRLIQKLHPISLLAQLTSRHATGCLRIFTDIAFWTINLEQGKLTYASYSDKLFDRLDSHLRHLSQKIPHLNSGTRVQMRLMFEPQDESQSLAYADYQAICWLVNQDYITSKQAAILIEELAKEVLESFLVLKEGSYEFYPETAWEELPKFCYLDLRVLVEHCQRQLRNRQRIPSTSNSAGSSPVVPTNKPPQTQPQQPNSQTVPKSNNLDPVDSPRLVRRSLYTIACIDDSQTVLNSIKSFLDENVFAVVTINDPVKALMQILRCKPDLILLDVEMPNLDGYELCSLLRRHSAFKNTPIIMVTGRTGFIDRAKAKMVRSSGYLTKPFNQSELLKIVFKHLG from the coding sequence ATGAACACAACTCCTATAAGTAGCTACAGGTTAATCCAGAAACTACATCCCATATCTTTATTAGCACAGCTAACTAGTCGCCATGCTACTGGATGTTTACGCATATTTACAGACATAGCTTTTTGGACAATTAATCTAGAGCAAGGTAAACTTACCTATGCCTCATATTCAGATAAGCTATTTGATCGTCTTGATAGTCACCTGCGGCACTTGAGTCAAAAAATTCCTCATCTCAACAGTGGGACTCGTGTGCAAATGCGCTTGATGTTTGAACCCCAAGATGAAAGTCAGTCTTTAGCTTATGCTGATTACCAAGCGATTTGCTGGTTAGTCAATCAAGACTATATTACTTCCAAACAAGCAGCAATTCTCATAGAAGAATTAGCTAAAGAAGTGCTGGAATCATTTCTAGTTTTAAAAGAAGGAAGCTATGAATTTTATCCTGAAACTGCGTGGGAAGAACTACCAAAATTTTGTTATTTAGACTTACGTGTATTAGTTGAACACTGTCAAAGGCAGTTAAGAAATCGACAACGCATTCCATCTACATCTAATAGTGCGGGAAGTTCTCCGGTTGTACCTACAAATAAACCACCACAAACTCAGCCGCAGCAACCAAATAGTCAAACAGTACCTAAATCAAATAATTTAGATCCAGTTGATAGCCCTCGGTTAGTGCGAAGAAGTTTATATACTATTGCCTGTATAGATGATAGTCAAACAGTATTAAATTCTATTAAAAGTTTTTTAGATGAAAATGTATTTGCCGTGGTGACTATCAATGATCCGGTCAAGGCTTTGATGCAAATTCTCCGATGTAAGCCGGATTTAATTTTATTAGATGTAGAAATGCCAAATTTAGATGGTTATGAGTTATGTTCTTTATTGCGAAGACATTCAGCTTTTAAAAATACACCAATCATTATGGTGACTGGCAGAACAGGATTTATTGACAGAGCAAAAGCTAAAATGGTCAGGTCTTCAGGTTATTTAACAAAACCGTTTAATCAATCAGAATTGTTGAAAATTGTGTTTAAACATCTTGGGTAG
- the phnM gene encoding phosphonate metabolism protein PhnM, with translation MSEQIYTNYRLQLPDQEILGTLLVRDGLIADIQPGIVSQGQNGEGDYLLPGLIELHTDNLERCMSPRPGIRWPLAAAAVYHDRDLASAGVTTVCDAIAIGDVAAGSPRLSNYAPMIDVISQGQAAGRFCVEHRLHLRCELAYEQVYEITAQYTNHPLLSMISLMDHTPGQRQFIRLDKFKEYYMGKHGVTADQIDEFILIRQQKQEIYAQKNRTALVELAKTQGISLASHDDATVEHVQEAVQDGVVLAEFPTTLEAAKAAHSLGLQVLMGAPNLVLGGSHSGNVSAMELVLHNLVDVISSDYVPQSLLQSIWIIAHKTGKPIYQAMELFTSNPAKAINVFSDRGSLEIGKRADLITVHDDGIVPRLSATICGGDRVA, from the coding sequence ATGAGCGAGCAAATTTATACTAACTATCGTCTGCAACTACCAGATCAAGAAATTCTGGGTACTTTGTTAGTACGAGATGGATTGATTGCTGATATTCAACCAGGGATTGTGAGTCAGGGTCAAAATGGTGAGGGAGATTATCTTTTACCAGGATTGATTGAGTTACACACCGATAATCTCGAACGCTGTATGTCTCCCCGTCCGGGTATTCGCTGGCCTTTAGCAGCCGCAGCCGTTTATCATGACCGAGATTTAGCCAGCGCGGGAGTCACAACAGTCTGTGATGCGATCGCAATTGGGGATGTAGCAGCTGGTTCTCCTCGCTTATCTAACTATGCGCCGATGATTGATGTCATCTCCCAAGGACAAGCAGCCGGACGCTTTTGTGTGGAACATCGCCTGCATTTACGCTGTGAACTGGCTTATGAACAGGTGTATGAAATTACAGCACAGTATACAAATCATCCTCTGTTGTCAATGATTTCATTGATGGATCACACCCCTGGCCAACGCCAGTTTATCAGGTTGGACAAGTTTAAAGAATATTACATGGGTAAACACGGTGTGACGGCTGACCAAATTGACGAGTTTATTTTGATTCGTCAGCAAAAACAAGAAATATATGCTCAAAAAAATCGTACAGCTTTAGTAGAACTTGCCAAAACTCAAGGTATTTCTTTAGCTAGTCATGATGATGCTACTGTAGAACACGTCCAAGAAGCAGTGCAAGATGGAGTAGTCTTAGCTGAGTTCCCCACTACCTTAGAAGCAGCTAAAGCAGCACACAGCTTAGGGTTACAAGTTTTGATGGGTGCGCCTAATTTAGTCTTGGGTGGTTCTCACTCTGGTAATGTTTCCGCAATGGAACTGGTGTTACATAATTTAGTGGATGTGATTTCTTCTGATTACGTTCCTCAAAGTCTATTGCAATCCATCTGGATTATCGCCCATAAGACTGGCAAGCCTATTTACCAAGCTATGGAATTATTTACTAGTAACCCAGCTAAAGCCATTAATGTATTTAGCGATCGCGGTAGTCTAGAGATAGGCAAAAGAGCCGATTTGATCACTGTTCATGATGATGGTATCGTACCCCGCCTGAGTGCAACTATCTGCGGAGGCGATCGCGTCGCTTAA
- a CDS encoding chemotaxis protein CheW, whose translation MKNNSQAILATNQHQNKLGDTYLKFQLNQQTSAILAMTHTQEAVILPVDTITPMPNMPACILGLMNWRSRIIWTVDLPRLLNLESLDNRLRQYNVVVIKVESLILGLVVQEIKGITKFMPDEIHSPIGQVASSLVPYLQGCVAQQEEVFLVLDAQAIVNSAVLYK comes from the coding sequence ATGAAAAATAATTCTCAAGCTATCTTGGCGACAAATCAGCATCAAAATAAATTAGGAGATACTTATCTGAAGTTTCAACTAAATCAACAGACATCTGCTATTTTAGCAATGACTCATACACAAGAAGCAGTAATTTTACCTGTTGATACTATAACTCCTATGCCAAATATGCCTGCCTGTATTTTAGGCTTAATGAATTGGCGCAGCCGCATTATTTGGACTGTTGATTTGCCAAGATTACTCAATTTAGAATCCTTAGATAATAGGCTGCGGCAATATAACGTTGTTGTGATTAAGGTGGAATCACTAATTTTAGGATTAGTGGTGCAAGAAATTAAAGGCATAACTAAATTTATGCCAGATGAAATTCATTCTCCTATAGGTCAGGTAGCATCTAGTTTAGTTCCTTATTTACAGGGTTGCGTGGCACAACAAGAAGAAGTGTTTTTAGTATTAGATGCCCAGGCGATTGTTAATTCAGCAGTTTTGTATAAATAG
- a CDS encoding hybrid sensor histidine kinase/response regulator produces MSKDKELEIQMQFLEEATDYINTLEVVLLEIDIYHRIDLDKINGALRAAHSIKGGAAMMGFRALSDLAHRLEDSFKVLKTSKNSLAIDTQLQSSLLTAVDWLRQIVALLAEGNTIEEQWLTTFCYPVFDELHDRLGDPTPEDAATILSTDEGQDIIPLLFETEVDEYLQRLQSLLAEQSQPGLQSEVATMAVELGGLGEMLQLTAFTQLCESIKYHIENASGHRIWSIAQLALKAWRRSQALVLTHQRDNLPTTLDLDELASAPQPAEIPPPIYTNIDEVPEYDTPATEFINAGLAYNNENINHELTTVDFAEINTIFAEKAETVPSRQSPVPSPQSPSDKDREHQQENSVRVPSKQLEKINDLFGELIVQRNGLNSQLEKLRKLVRNLNQRVRTLERENQELRTAYNQTSARNFISVSQSLAQNEENPHTELNLRSQVVMETIVQVQEVATDIQLSVDDTDQITRKLNKTSKQLQTKLNHIRMRPISDLVERFPRAIRDLNVEYGKNVQLHVRGGDTLIERSILEALNDPLMHLLRNAFDHGIEEPTTRRAVGKPEQGLIEITATHQSNRTIITMRDDGRGIPVEKIRTRAMGMGIDEALLVHATDEELLSLIFEPGFSTSDQVTALSGRGVGMDVVRNNLKLVRGDIKVDTEAGVGTTFTLSVPFTLSMARVLLVESNKMLLAFPTDVVAELFLLQTEQIISTSGSEVINWQGSTLPLIRLGNYLEFNCPRYDSPELETPPAINATSVLIIPGNQPVAIEVDRCWGEQEVAIRQVEGNIPLPTGFSNCTILGDGRVVSLVNTNELLYWIANDQRTPKNHQLPSARLKTPFLFFNSGKTPAPAIQSKGTILIIDDSINVRRFLALTLEKGGYQVEQAKDGQDAWEKLTDGLQVQGVICDIEMPRLDGYGFLDKINSSTTTKHIPVMMLTSRSSDKHRQLAMQLGARAYFSKPYNEQELLRTLEEIIAQVAEQLTSS; encoded by the coding sequence ATGTCAAAAGATAAAGAATTAGAAATCCAGATGCAATTTCTGGAAGAAGCAACAGATTACATTAATACCCTCGAAGTGGTGTTATTAGAAATTGATATTTATCACCGGATTGATTTAGATAAAATCAATGGAGCTTTAAGGGCTGCTCACTCGATTAAAGGGGGCGCAGCGATGATGGGTTTTCGGGCTTTGAGTGATTTAGCCCATCGTTTAGAAGATTCTTTTAAAGTTTTAAAAACTAGTAAAAATTCCTTAGCAATTGACACCCAATTACAAAGTTCTCTACTTACTGCTGTAGATTGGTTGCGGCAAATTGTGGCATTACTAGCAGAAGGAAATACTATAGAAGAACAGTGGTTAACAACTTTTTGTTATCCTGTTTTTGATGAATTACACGATCGCCTGGGCGACCCTACCCCAGAAGATGCCGCTACCATCTTATCTACAGATGAGGGGCAAGATATTATTCCCCTGCTGTTTGAAACTGAAGTAGATGAATATTTACAGCGTCTGCAATCACTTTTAGCCGAACAATCCCAGCCAGGCTTGCAGTCAGAAGTCGCAACTATGGCGGTAGAATTAGGCGGGTTGGGGGAAATGTTGCAACTCACCGCTTTTACCCAGCTTTGTGAATCTATTAAATATCATATAGAAAACGCATCAGGTCATCGCATCTGGTCAATTGCCCAATTAGCCTTAAAAGCATGGCGGCGATCGCAAGCTTTGGTCTTAACTCATCAACGAGATAATTTACCTACAACCCTAGATTTAGATGAGTTAGCATCAGCACCTCAGCCAGCCGAAATCCCACCCCCAATTTATACAAATATTGATGAAGTTCCAGAATATGACACCCCAGCCACAGAATTTATTAATGCTGGGTTAGCTTACAACAATGAAAATATTAATCATGAACTAACAACAGTTGATTTTGCCGAAATAAACACAATATTTGCTGAAAAAGCAGAAACAGTCCCCAGTCGCCAGTCGCCAGTCCCCAGTCCCCAATCCCCAAGCGACAAAGACCGCGAACATCAACAAGAAAATTCAGTCCGAGTTCCTAGCAAGCAATTAGAAAAAATCAATGATTTATTTGGAGAATTAATTGTCCAGCGTAACGGACTAAATTCCCAACTAGAAAAACTACGTAAACTAGTGCGTAATTTAAATCAGCGCGTGCGGACTCTAGAGCGAGAAAATCAGGAGTTGCGGACAGCATATAATCAAACATCTGCCAGGAATTTTATCTCTGTTAGTCAGTCCTTAGCCCAGAATGAAGAAAATCCCCATACTGAATTAAACTTGCGATCGCAAGTCGTCATGGAAACCATTGTCCAAGTGCAAGAAGTTGCCACAGATATTCAACTCAGCGTTGACGACACAGACCAAATTACCCGCAAACTCAATAAAACATCAAAACAATTACAAACCAAACTCAACCACATCCGAATGCGTCCCATCTCGGATTTAGTGGAACGTTTCCCCAGAGCCATCCGCGACTTAAATGTTGAATACGGTAAAAATGTCCAGCTACACGTCAGAGGCGGCGATACCTTAATCGAACGCAGCATTTTAGAAGCATTAAATGATCCTTTAATGCACCTTTTAAGAAACGCCTTCGATCATGGTATCGAAGAACCAACCACCCGCCGCGCCGTGGGTAAACCAGAACAAGGATTAATTGAAATTACCGCCACTCACCAAAGTAATCGCACCATCATTACCATGCGTGATGATGGTCGAGGTATTCCTGTAGAGAAAATTCGCACCCGCGCTATGGGGATGGGAATAGATGAAGCTTTACTTGTTCACGCTACCGACGAAGAACTATTATCACTCATCTTTGAACCAGGGTTCAGCACCTCCGACCAAGTTACAGCCTTATCTGGTCGCGGTGTGGGGATGGACGTAGTTCGTAACAACCTTAAATTAGTGCGTGGCGATATCAAAGTTGATACAGAAGCAGGCGTTGGTACAACTTTTACCTTATCTGTGCCATTTACCCTATCTATGGCGCGAGTGCTGTTAGTAGAAAGCAATAAAATGCTCTTGGCATTTCCTACCGATGTCGTAGCCGAACTGTTTTTACTGCAAACCGAGCAAATTATCTCCACCTCCGGTAGTGAAGTCATCAACTGGCAAGGGTCTACACTGCCATTAATTCGCCTAGGTAACTATCTAGAGTTTAACTGCCCACGCTACGATAGCCCAGAACTAGAAACACCCCCCGCCATTAATGCTACTAGTGTGTTAATCATCCCAGGAAATCAACCAGTCGCCATCGAAGTAGATAGGTGCTGGGGTGAGCAAGAAGTTGCGATTCGCCAAGTTGAGGGCAATATACCCCTACCCACAGGTTTTAGTAACTGCACAATTTTGGGTGATGGGCGGGTAGTATCTTTAGTTAATACCAATGAGTTGCTGTATTGGATTGCCAATGATCAGCGTACCCCCAAAAACCATCAATTACCATCAGCTAGGTTAAAAACACCATTTCTGTTTTTTAATAGTGGTAAAACACCAGCACCCGCTATTCAGTCGAAAGGTACAATTTTAATCATTGATGACTCCATTAATGTCCGCCGTTTCTTAGCACTCACCCTAGAAAAAGGAGGGTATCAAGTAGAGCAAGCCAAAGACGGTCAAGATGCTTGGGAAAAGTTAACTGATGGTTTACAAGTCCAAGGTGTGATTTGTGATATTGAAATGCCCCGTCTTGATGGTTATGGTTTCTTAGATAAAATTAACTCTAGCACCACAACTAAACATATCCCCGTAATGATGTTGACATCTCGTAGTAGTGATAAGCACCGACAATTAGCTATGCAATTGGGGGCGAGAGCTTATTTTTCTAAACCTTACAACGAGCAAGAATTACTCCGCACGTTAGAGGAAATTATTGCTCAGGTTGCAGAACAATTAACTTCTAGTTGA